The sequence CGGCCCGGCCTGCAGGCCGCTCTGCACGACCTCCAGGCGGTGGTCGTTGAGGTTCTCCCGGCTCAGCCGGAAGTGCACCTCACGCCGGACGGTGACCAGCGAGGCGGCGCCCGGAGTGGGCTTGCCGACGCCCTGGCCCGGGGTGTTGGCCGGCGCGCCGGGGGCGGGCCGGACGGCGTAGACGAAGGTGTAGTCGGCGGTGACGTCGAGCGCGTCCGGGCTCAACTCCGACGCGGCAAGCGTGCCGTTGACCCGTACGTTCCGGTCGGCGAGCCGGGTCTGCCGGGGGTCGAAGCGGATCAGCCACCCGGTCGCCGCGTCGTGGCCGTTGTCGTCGGATCGCGCCAGGCTGCGGTCGAACTGGTCGAGTTGGCCGGTGTCGAGCAGCAGCCGTACGGGCCGTACGGATCCGCCGGTGAGGGTGGCCGGGTCCAGCGAGGACCGGACGAGGTAGTCCTTCGCCACGGTCAGGGCGGCGACGATCTGGCCGTCGGAGAAGTGCTCGGTCCGGGTGACGGGGGGCAGATTGACGCCCGCGGCGCCGATCCGGTAATTGGCCGCGGGGCTGTGGGCGAAGAGGTCTCCCGGCGCCGCTCCGGGTACCGCCCCGGCCGGCGCGAGCGGCACCACCGCGGACCGCAGCGGCTGCGCCCGGACCGTCTCCGGGGTTTTGTACGGATGGCGTACGCCCATGTAGACGGCGGTGCCGAAGGCGAGGACGATCAGCAGCACCAGCAGGACGGCCTGCCGTGAGCCGCCCAGCCGCATCCAGGCGTGCCGGGTCTTGACGGCCGGCGAATGGTGCTCGCCCAGCCGCTCGTCCGCGGAGAATTCCTGCAGTCGCGCAGCCCGCACAAACGATTCGTCGAAGACGACGGATCGGTATTCGTCCTCACCGCCTCCCGGGGCGCCGTTGGGCGTCCCTTCGGGAGGGTCCCCAGGCCCGGTCATACAACAAGAGTAGGTCGGCCGGGGCGAAGGTAAACGCCGGGGCGGCGGGCAACTTCACCGGACGATTCCGTTTCGAAAACGCGTTTTGCGGGCACGGCGCACACCGCGTCAGTGCGGCCTGGGCACCGCCGGGAACGACGGGCGCAGGGGCTCGGCCGACGGCAGCGACGGCAGGCCGGGGCCAGCCGTGCGGACGCTGTCCACGACGCCCGTGGCGGGGGCGTCCACGCCGCTGGACGTGGGCACCGGTGCCGGGCTCTGGGTCCGTCCCGAGGAGCCGCGGTAAACGGCGCTGAAGGCCAGCGCGACCAGCCCGATGCCCATCACCACGGCCAGCACCCAGGCGACGGGGCGGTGCCAGCGGGTACTGCTGCGGTAGGGGCGCAGCGCGCCGCCGTAGGGGCCGTACGGGCCGTAGGGCGGGTAGTCGCCGAACTCACTGTCGTCGTCGTACTCGGCGTAGTCGGTGTACCCGTCGAAGTCGTCGCTCCCCCGGACGCGGCGGTGGCGGCGCAGGCCGGTCTCGTCCGGGTCGTCGCCCTCGGGGCCGAAGCCGGGTCCGGAGCGGGCCGCCTCGGCCTCCGCGCGCGCCTCGGCGGCGGCGAGCATCCGCTCGACCGCCGAGGGTTCATGAATCTGCGCCGACCGGACGAATTCCTCGTCGAAGACCACGGAGGCGAATTCTTCGTCCGCTTTTCCGTGGCTCCCGTGGTGGTGCTCGTCGGGCTCTTCACCGTCCGGGAACGGCTTGCCCCCCACGTCGTCCGGCACCCGTCCAGGTTAGCCCCGGGCGCTCATTTTGGGCAGGGAGAACGGGGAATCCGGGGGACGCTTCAGCGGGTGTGGCCGTCTCCCGTCAGGATGTACTTGGTGGAGGTCAGCTCGGGCAGTCCCATCGGGCCCCGGGCGTGCAGCTTCTGCGTCGAGATGCCGATCTCCGCGCCGAAGCCGAACTGGCCGCCGTCGGTGAAGCGGGTCGAGGCGTTGACCGCGACGGTGGTGGAATCCACCACCTGGGTGAAGCGGCGGGCGGCGGCCTGTGACGTGGTGACGATCGCCTCGGTGTGACCGGAGGTCCAGCGCCGGATGTGGGCCACCGCGGCGTCCAGGTCGGGGACCACGGCGGCCGCGATGTCGTACGAGAGGTACTCCGTCGCCCAGTCCTCGTCGGTGGCGGGGGCGACCAGCCCGGGGCCGGCCTGCTGCCAGGCGGCGTCGCCGTGCACGATCACGCCGGCCTGGGTCAGCGCCTCCAGGGCCCGCGGCAGGAACTTCTCGGCGATCCCGGCGTGCACCAGCACCGTCTCGGCGGCGTTGCAGACGCTGGGCCGCTGGGTCTTGGAATTGACCAGGATGTCGAGGGCCATGTCGAGGTCGGCGGCCTCGTCGACGTAGACGTGGCAGTTGCCGGTGCCGGTCTCGATCACCGGGACCGTGGACTCCTCGACGACCGTACGGATCAGGGACGCGCCGCCGCGCGGGATCAGCACATCGACCAGGCCGCGGGCGCGCATCAGCTCGCGCACCGAGTCGCGGCTCTCGCCGGGCACCAGCTGCACCGCGTCGGCGGGCAGCCCGGTGCTCTGTACGGCGTCGCGCAGCACGTCCACCAGGGCGCTGTTGGAGGCGTACGCGGAGGACGAGCCGCGCAGCAGCACCGCGTTGCCGGACTTCAGGCACAGGGCCGCGGCGTCCACCGTCACATTGGGCCGGGCCTCGTAGATGATGCCGATCACCCCGAGCGGGACCCGGACCTGCCGCAGGTCGAGGCCGTTGGGCAGGGTAGAGCCGCGCACCACCTCGCCCACCGGGTCGGGCAGCGCCACGACCTGGCGGACGTCCGCGGCGATGGCCGCGATCCGCTCGGGGGTGAGGGTGAGCCGGTCCACGATCGATTCGGCGGTGCCGGCCGCCCGTGCCTTGGCGATGTCCTCGGCGTTGGCAGCGACGATCGCGTCGGTCCGCTCCACCAGGGCGTCGGCGATGGCGAGCAGCGCTGCGTCACGGGCCGTACGCGGCTGCGGCGCCAGGACGGCGGCGGCCTCCCGCGCGCGGCGGGCGGTCTCGAGGACGGGCGAGGTGTGCGATGCGCTGCTGGTCATGGCGGCAGCCTAACGGGGCGGCGGGCCGCGGCCACGCCGTATCTCACAGCGCGGGACGCGGACGACCGCGGGTCAGAAGGGGTGGACGCCGACCGGTGAGGCAGGGGGCGGACCGTAACCCTCCGCTACCCGCTGGTGGTAGGTCTCGCGGTCGATGACCTCCAGGCCGACAATCTCCCACGGCGGCAGCTTGGCCGTCGAGCGGTGCTCGCCCCACAGCCGCAGCGCGACCGCCGCGGCGTCGTGCAGGTCCCGCGCCTCCTCCCAGTAGCGGATCTCGGCGTGGTCGTTGGCGTAGCGGCTGGTCAGCAGGAAGGGATGGTCGTGGGCGAGCTGTTCCAGGGCGCGGCGGACCTCCTTCAGCGGGGCCTCGGCGCCCGAGACGCTGAGGGTGATGTGCCACAGCCGGGACGTCTCGCGCTGCACGGCGTCCGGTCCGCGCTGTGCCGCCCCGTCCCGCCGGGCGCCCCGCTCGTCCGGCCGGCCGGTGTCCTCGCCGGTTCCGACGCTGGTCAGCGTGCGCTCCGCCGTCCCTCGGGGCAGCGTCTCTGGGCGCCCTCGTCTCACCGGCGGCCTCCTGTGATGCGAATCGCTCCGCCCTCGGGGGTGCGGAGCCTCGTACGTCGGCGGGTGCGCTCGCGCGCTGCGGGTGCCGCCCCCCACGGCGTCCCCGCAACAAAGTTGACCAGCCCGCGGCCCGTCGCGGGGGCGTTTTCCCCAAGGTCTCCACGGAAAGGCCGGTCTCCGCACCGCGTGGTGGGAGGGGTTCACGGAGCGTGACGACGTCGGCCGGAGGGCGGCCTCAGGGGTGGAGCAGCACCAGATCGTCGCGGTGCACGACCTCCCGCTCATAGGCGGGGCCCAGCTCGCGGGCGAGATCGCGGGTCGAACGGCCCATCAAACGGGGGATTTCCCTCGCATCGAAATTGACTAGCCCGCGCGCGACCGCGCGGCCCCCGGCGTCCCGCAGCTCGACCGGGTCACCGGCGGAGAACTCACCGTCGACCGAGGCGATGCCGGCCGGCAGCAGCGAGGAGCGCCGTTCGACGACGGCCCGTACGGCGCCGTCGTCCAGGACGAGGGCGCCGCGCGGCGTCGAGGCGTGCGCGAGCCACAGCAGCCGGTCGGCGGAGCGGCGGCCGGTGCGCAGGAAGTGGGTGCCGGTCGAGCCGCCGGCCAGCGCGTCCGCGGCGTGCACGGCGGAGGTCAGGACGACCGGGATGCCGGCCGCGGCCGCGATCCGGGCCGCCTCGACCTTGGTGACCATGCCGCCGGTGCCGACCCCGGCCTTGCCCGCGCTGCCGATGGAGACGCCCTCCAGGTCCTCGGGGCCACTGACCTCCGCTATCCGGGAGGTACCGGGGGCGGACGGGTCGCCGTCGTAGAGGCCGTCCACGTCCGAGAGCAGGATCAGCAGGTCGGCGCGGACGAGGTGGGCGACCAGGGCCGCCAGCCGGTCGTTGTCGCCGAACCGGATCTCGTCGGTGGCGACGGTGTCGTTCTCGTTGACGATCGGTACGGCGCCCATGGCCAGCAGCTGGTCGAGGGTCCGGTAGGCGTTGCGGTAGTGGGCCCGTCGGCTGGTGTCGTCGGAGGTCAGCAGGACCTGGCCGACCCGGCGGCCGTAGCGGGCGAAGGACGCGGTGTAGCGGGCGACCAGCAGGCCCTGGCCGACGCTGGCGGCGGCCTGCTGCCGGGCCAGGTCGCGGGGCCGCTTGGCCAGCCCCAGGGGCGCCAGCCCGGCCGCGATCGCTCCGGAGGAGACCAGCACGATCTCCTTGTCCTGGTGCTTGGCCAGCACATCCACCAGCGCGTCCACACGGTCCGCGTCCAGCCCCCCGGCGGCCGTGGTCAGCGAGGACGAGCCGACCTTCACCACGATCCGGCGAGCGTCCTTCACGTCCTGCCTTGCGCCTGCCACCTGCATACCCCTGTGCTCGCCGATCCCACCGCCGTACGGGGGATTACTGCCGACCCGCACCACGGCCCTACGGGCGCAATCTACGGCAGGGCGGACCCCGGGCGCTTCGTGATATTGCCTGGCGGACGCCCTGCGGGAGGGGACCGGCCGGCCGGGGCGCCCGGCGGAGGGCGCAGAATAGGGGCCGAAATGCCGGGCCTTGCTTCCGTGCCTTTCCCCGCCCGCGCGGTTTTCCTTAAGAGGGAAGCCGAGGCCAAGAGGTTGCGTTCGATTGGTCCGCTTTCGCGGTGATGAGAGCCACAGCAGATTGTCACCAAGGCCAACAAGGTCATACGGTCGGGTGTCCATCGGTCCCGTTTCGCCGCTCCGGCGGTGTCGCAGCGCGGGACCCGGCCGCCCCCCTCGGCCTCCCCTTTGACCTTTCGTGCTGCCAGGAGCCCTCCCCCGTGCCTTCCGCCGGAATCGCCCCCCGCCGAGCCGTACAGCTCGCGGCACTCTTCGCGATGATGGTCGCGTTCACCGCCCAATTGGTCGGTGCACTGCTGCCCGTCATCCCGCTGTTCATCGCCGCATCCGTGGTCAACCTGGGTCTCGACCTGGTCCTCCAGCACAAGCAGCCCGGCCTGCTCGCGGTGCTCGGCCGGATCCGGTTCGATGTCACGGTGCGCCAGTTGCTGCGCGACATGCTGATACTGGTCGGCCTGCTGCACATCGACGGCATCAACCCGCTCGAGGAGCAGGCGCCGCTCACCATCACGCTGCTCCTCTTCTACGGCACCCACTTCGTGTGCCAGGCGGTCGCGGTGCTGGTCCGCAGGACCCGCAGCCTGCCGTTCGTGACCCGCAACATCGACGCGAGCGCGCTGCGGCTGTGCGACGCCCCGCCGCGCATCCTCTCCCGCCAGACGGGCCGGCGGCTGCTGCGTTTCTCCGTGCCCACCACGGTCGGCATGATGCTCACCTCGATCACCACCGACGCGTACTGGGGCGGCATCGGCCTGGCCGTCTCCCTGACCCTGTCCGCCGGCGGCACCCTCTACCTGGGCACCTGGCTGCTGCCCAAGAAGCGGGTGGCCAGCGAGAAGCAGGCCCTGGCGTGGCTGGACAACTGGCTGGCCGAGTACCGGCCGACGGTCGGCATGTACTTCTCCGGCGGCTCCTCCTCCGCCTACCAGGCCAACATGTGGCTGAGCACCCTGGCCTCCCTGGACGGCAACCCGATCATCGTGCTCCGTGAGCGCTTCATGGTGCAGAAGATCGAGGCCACGGACGTGCCGATCGTCTGCATCCCCAAGGTCGCCAACCTGATGCGTCTGGAGCACTCCACGCTCAAGGTCCTGCTGCACCCGGCGAACTCCGGCAAGACCTCGCAGATCCTGCGCATCCCCTCCATCAAGCACGCCTTCACCAACCACGGCGAGAGCGACAAGCTGTCCTCCTGCAACCCGTACGCCAAGGCGTACGACGAGGTGTGGGTGGCGGGCCCGGCGGCCCGTGACCGCTACCAGCTCGCCGACATCGGCGTCGAGGACAAGGACGTCATCGAGGTCGGCCGCCCCCAGCTGGCCCCGATCCAGCCGTACACGGGCGCCCCGGCCGGCCGGATGACCACCGTGCTGTACGCCCCGACCTGGGAGGGCTGGGACGGCAACCCGGGCAACACCTCGGTGATCCTGGCGGGCGAGAACATCGTCCGCGAACTGCTCGCCGACGAGAACGTGCAGCTGCTGTACAAGCCGCACCCGATGACCGGTTCCGTGGACCCGCGCGCGGGCGCCGCCAACACCCGCATCCAGGCGATGATCACGGAGGCGAACACCCGGCGCAGCGGGGAGCGGCCCGGCCCGGAGGCCGCCGCCGAGCTGGCCCGCCGCGCCGAGGAGCTCAATGCGCTGACCACCTCCGCGTTCCGCAAGAGCGCGGACGAGCTGGAGCGGATGGGGCTGCAGGGCACCCCCGAGGAGGGCCGCGCCGCCGCCGTCGAAGCGGCCGTCACCGCCTGGGAGGCGGCGTACTGGAACTCCTTCCCCCGGTGGGAGCACCGCGTCATCACCACCGCCCGCCCCGGCATCTTCAGCTGCTTCAACCAGGCCGATGTGCTGATCAGCGATGTCTCCAGCGTGGTCTCCGACTACCTGAGCAGCGAGAAGCCGTACGCGGTCGCCAACACGTCGGGGATGAGCGAGGACGACTTCCGGGCGAACTTCCCGACGGTGCGGGCCGCGACGATCCTCACGCCCGGGGCGCAGGAGGTGGCGGGCCTCCTCGACGCGGTCCGCAACCCGGAGCAGGACACCCTGGCCGCCGAGCGGGCCGAGCTCAAGGAGCACCTGCTGGGCCCGTCGGACCCGCCGTCGTCGGTCCGCTTCAACCAGGCGGCGCTGGAGCTGGCCGCGAAGGCCGACGAGCGGCGCATCCGGATGGAGAACCGGCTGTCCGGTATCCCCGGGCAGCGCTCGCAGGAGGACATGGACGCCTCC is a genomic window of Streptomyces sp. Edi2 containing:
- a CDS encoding glutamate-5-semialdehyde dehydrogenase; its protein translation is MTSSASHTSPVLETARRAREAAAVLAPQPRTARDAALLAIADALVERTDAIVAANAEDIAKARAAGTAESIVDRLTLTPERIAAIAADVRQVVALPDPVGEVVRGSTLPNGLDLRQVRVPLGVIGIIYEARPNVTVDAAALCLKSGNAVLLRGSSSAYASNSALVDVLRDAVQSTGLPADAVQLVPGESRDSVRELMRARGLVDVLIPRGGASLIRTVVEESTVPVIETGTGNCHVYVDEAADLDMALDILVNSKTQRPSVCNAAETVLVHAGIAEKFLPRALEALTQAGVIVHGDAAWQQAGPGLVAPATDEDWATEYLSYDIAAAVVPDLDAAVAHIRRWTSGHTEAIVTTSQAAARRFTQVVDSTTVAVNASTRFTDGGQFGFGAEIGISTQKLHARGPMGLPELTSTKYILTGDGHTR
- the proB gene encoding glutamate 5-kinase, which gives rise to MQVAGARQDVKDARRIVVKVGSSSLTTAAGGLDADRVDALVDVLAKHQDKEIVLVSSGAIAAGLAPLGLAKRPRDLARQQAAASVGQGLLVARYTASFARYGRRVGQVLLTSDDTSRRAHYRNAYRTLDQLLAMGAVPIVNENDTVATDEIRFGDNDRLAALVAHLVRADLLILLSDVDGLYDGDPSAPGTSRIAEVSGPEDLEGVSIGSAGKAGVGTGGMVTKVEAARIAAAAGIPVVLTSAVHAADALAGGSTGTHFLRTGRRSADRLLWLAHASTPRGALVLDDGAVRAVVERRSSLLPAGIASVDGEFSAGDPVELRDAGGRAVARGLVNFDAREIPRLMGRSTRDLARELGPAYEREVVHRDDLVLLHP